One genomic segment of Pedosphaera parvula Ellin514 includes these proteins:
- a CDS encoding phage tail tube protein: protein MEITSLGLLTIKAESTYGTDAVPTLAANLIPPIGDSVSWNVQSTPVDRKLMDGTLDNLVGFNTMPNVNLKFRYELRGNRTDGTTADISSGNSAHAIEIDSLLQAANLNPTYTAESTTGSRNGYVVYQPKVYSGVGPSVTCYWYTALKLHKLVGGKVNVEKITWEAGKIVTLDISITGKYVAPIDNNFPTSGTTFLATKPPLFDTASVSIGSYNGAVLSQLTVDLGNKVKLRKSAIDADSIAGFVISGMDPKGTLDPESVAEATNPFWADWRNSNVKTITVTTGGTTAATSGNQFTGTFVSEYKGLPYGARDDVRILQVAFNIVKADLTGAAGSQFQLKFS from the coding sequence ATGGAAATCACCTCACTCGGTCTATTGACCATTAAAGCTGAATCGACCTACGGCACCGACGCGGTGCCGACTCTGGCAGCGAATCTCATTCCTCCCATTGGCGATTCCGTCTCGTGGAACGTGCAATCGACACCCGTCGATCGCAAACTCATGGACGGCACCCTGGACAATCTCGTCGGCTTTAACACGATGCCGAACGTGAACCTCAAGTTCCGTTATGAACTCCGGGGTAATCGCACCGATGGCACCACGGCGGACATTTCGTCTGGCAACAGTGCGCATGCCATCGAAATCGATTCGTTGTTGCAAGCCGCAAATTTGAATCCCACCTACACCGCGGAAAGCACCACCGGTTCGCGCAATGGTTACGTTGTCTATCAACCAAAAGTTTACAGCGGCGTCGGTCCCAGCGTGACCTGCTATTGGTACACCGCCCTGAAGTTGCACAAACTCGTCGGCGGCAAGGTCAACGTGGAAAAAATCACCTGGGAGGCCGGCAAGATTGTAACGCTGGATATCTCCATCACGGGCAAGTACGTCGCTCCGATTGACAACAACTTCCCCACCAGCGGCACCACCTTCCTGGCGACCAAACCACCCTTGTTCGACACCGCATCCGTTTCGATTGGCTCCTACAACGGCGCTGTCCTGAGCCAGCTCACCGTCGATCTCGGCAACAAGGTCAAATTGCGCAAGAGCGCCATCGATGCCGACAGCATCGCCGGCTTCGTCATCAGCGGCATGGACCCGAAAGGGACCTTGGACCCGGAAAGCGTGGCTGAGGCAACGAATCCCTTCTGGGCCGATTGGCGCAATTCCAATGTGAAGACCATCACCGTCACCACCGGCGGCACGACTGCCGCCACTTCCGGCAACCAGTTCACTGGGACATTCGTATCGGAATACAAAGGCCTTCCATACGGAGCCCGTGACGATGTGCGCATTCTCCAAGTGGCCTTCAACATCGTCAAAGCGGATTTGACTGGAGCCGCCGGCAGCCAGTTCCAATTAAAATTCTCCTAA